From Burkholderiales bacterium, a single genomic window includes:
- a CDS encoding cytochrome c5 family protein: MVVLAAFLVPIIGISLLAALVTSESKIDPDSSAMSDQAVAKRLKPIGEVVVTEGVGEKNAGAPAKSPTAAASAKSPAPAPAKAPESAAAIPAQPVTAHTENTASAKPAAAAGKSVYDVYCVACHASGVADAPKFGDKAAWAPRIQTGIESLYASALKGKGAMPPKGGNVSLPDADVKAAVDYLVNQAK; the protein is encoded by the coding sequence ATGGTCGTGCTCGCCGCCTTTCTGGTGCCGATAATCGGGATTTCGCTGCTTGCGGCGCTGGTTACGAGCGAGTCGAAAATCGATCCGGATTCGTCGGCAATGTCTGATCAAGCTGTCGCTAAACGTCTGAAACCGATCGGCGAAGTTGTGGTGACCGAGGGGGTCGGGGAAAAGAACGCTGGCGCGCCCGCCAAATCTCCAACGGCCGCGGCGAGCGCTAAATCACCTGCCCCAGCACCCGCCAAGGCGCCGGAATCGGCGGCGGCCATTCCGGCGCAGCCTGTCACTGCGCACACAGAAAATACCGCCAGCGCCAAGCCTGCTGCGGCCGCGGGTAAATCGGTCTATGACGTGTATTGCGTTGCCTGCCACGCAAGCGGCGTGGCAGACGCACCGAAATTTGGTGATAAGGCAGCGTGGGCGCCCAGGATCCAAACCGGTATCGAGTCCCTGTATGCAAGCGCACTGAAAGGCAAAGGCGCCATGCCGCCAAAAGGCGGCAATGTCTCGCTGCCTGATGCCGACGTCAAAGCCGCCGTCGATTATCTCGTCAACCAGGCAAAGTAG
- a CDS encoding symmetrical bis(5'-nucleosyl)-tetraphosphatase: protein MATYAIGDIQGCYSALRKLLAAISFDPEHDRLWLVGDLVNRGPQSLATLRFVRGLGKAAVTVLGNHDLHLLMVANNLAKPKRSDTLVEILVAADRDELLCWLRQQPLLHVDGAYAMVHAGLLPSWSLEKAMSLAREAEAALRADDYRDFLAELYGNQPDGWSDELPPVARLRVVVNAFTRLRLCTQDGRMEFSHKAEPEKAPPGYMPWFDVPDRASQTATIIFGHWSALGLRMRPNLLALDSGCQWGGSLSAVRLDDRQVFQVGCQAGAH from the coding sequence GTGGCGACTTACGCGATAGGGGATATCCAGGGCTGTTACAGCGCGCTGCGAAAGCTGCTCGCGGCAATCTCTTTCGATCCGGAACATGATCGTCTCTGGCTGGTCGGCGACCTCGTCAATCGCGGGCCGCAGTCGCTTGCCACGCTACGCTTTGTCAGGGGCTTGGGCAAAGCGGCAGTCACGGTTCTCGGCAATCACGATCTCCATCTATTGATGGTTGCCAACAATCTCGCAAAGCCGAAACGCAGCGATACGCTCGTCGAGATTCTCGTGGCGGCGGACCGCGACGAACTTCTGTGCTGGCTGCGCCAGCAACCGCTGCTCCACGTGGACGGCGCTTACGCGATGGTGCACGCCGGTTTGTTGCCTTCGTGGAGTCTGGAAAAAGCAATGTCGTTAGCGCGCGAGGCGGAGGCGGCTTTGCGCGCAGACGATTACCGCGACTTCCTGGCTGAGCTGTACGGCAATCAGCCCGATGGGTGGAGCGACGAACTGCCCCCCGTAGCGCGGCTGCGCGTCGTCGTCAATGCATTCACGCGCCTGCGCTTGTGTACGCAAGACGGAAGGATGGAATTTTCACACAAGGCCGAACCGGAAAAGGCGCCGCCTGGTTATATGCCGTGGTTCGACGTGCCGGATCGGGCGAGCCAGACCGCCACGATCATTTTCGGCCATTGGTCGGCTCTTGGACTTCGCATGCGGCCGAATCTGCTGGCGCTGGATAGTGGATGCCAGTGGGGCGGCTCGCTTTCGGCGGTTCGACTTGATGATCGCCAAGTGTTTCAGGTTGGCTGCCAGGCTGGAGCCCATTAG